A genomic segment from Denitratisoma oestradiolicum encodes:
- a CDS encoding OmpA family protein, with the protein MRGGADASGSTAANRTLAAKRAAAVRAAFLAAGVPAARLKVSVCATCYVAPNATPDGRRANRRADVELAMPSQAETGDAATHKG; encoded by the coding sequence ATTCGCGGCGGTGCCGATGCTTCTGGTTCGACGGCCGCCAATCGCACGCTTGCCGCCAAACGCGCGGCGGCCGTTCGCGCCGCCTTCCTGGCGGCCGGCGTGCCGGCGGCTCGCCTGAAGGTATCGGTTTGCGCGACCTGCTACGTCGCGCCGAATGCCACACCGGACGGCCGGCGCGCCAACCGCCGCGCTGACGTAGAGCTGGCCATGCCGTCCCAGGCTGAGACTGGCGATGCCGCCACGCATAAGGGGTGA
- a CDS encoding retropepsin-like aspartic protease family protein gives MTLRSPRFLIALACAATLSAPAFGQARQFLVYDGKSYGPDQLDIAAVSPVAVAAPKRLSNGDFAVPRAADGHFYIAGAVNGFPVVFMVDTGARFTTVPARLASNAGIRVGRVTVFETAGGRERGGLSAANVLALGPFTVPDAAVAVLDRLQSPVLGMDALNRFQISHAHGFMTLRPAP, from the coding sequence GTGACGCTTCGCTCGCCGCGCTTCCTGATCGCCCTAGCTTGTGCTGCCACCCTGTCGGCGCCTGCCTTCGGCCAGGCTCGCCAGTTTCTGGTGTATGACGGCAAGAGCTATGGGCCTGACCAGCTCGACATTGCCGCCGTTTCCCCGGTCGCTGTCGCGGCACCCAAACGCCTGTCCAATGGCGATTTCGCCGTGCCGCGTGCGGCCGATGGCCACTTCTACATCGCCGGGGCGGTCAATGGCTTCCCCGTGGTGTTCATGGTCGATACCGGGGCGCGCTTCACGACCGTGCCGGCGCGGCTGGCCAGCAATGCCGGCATCCGCGTCGGTCGCGTCACCGTTTTCGAGACGGCCGGCGGCCGCGAACGCGGCGGCCTGTCGGCCGCCAACGTCCTCGCCCTCGGGCCGTTCACGGTGCCTGATGCCGCCGTTGCCGTTCTCGACCGCCTGCAATCGCCTGTGCTGGGCATGGACGCGCTCAATCGTTTCCAGATTTCCCATGCCCACGGCTTCATGACCCTTCGTCCTGCCCCATGA